A genomic segment from Nicotiana tabacum cultivar K326 chromosome 9, ASM71507v2, whole genome shotgun sequence encodes:
- the LOC142164128 gene encoding uncharacterized protein LOC142164128, translated as MSIAEYQQNFLRLSRYAGGIIDGERDKCRRFEEGLNGYIQKSVAILQLGDFSKLISAALTWERIDKEEATRRENKFRKGNSDYGGPPKKGKFDYSKIESAQKSSNHKKNKPNFYTASTPSYGQGKTYTPTCAQCGKNHYGACRRASGACFNCGSMGHKVKNCPNPNHLSYTHTEGSVQKPITTHSQANSGARLRNMQAAGSGGANQASGSRSTARVYDMRQKNDQDGPDVVVGKFHLFGISVVTLFDPGSSHSYVCSSLAFPDTIKSVRLDFDVLVTSPLGHQAIVNRIYRDCPFMIQNLVFPAYLLKMPFQDYDVIVCMDWLYRHYALVDCRLKQVTFRTPTYSHIVAQGKRSLTTNIISTVLARKMIYQGCDAYLAHIVDTRLGSPSLNDIPTVCDFPVVFPDDLPGLPPEREIEFPI; from the coding sequence ATGTCTATTGCAGAGTATCAACAAAACTTTCTAAGGCTTTCTCGCTATGCTGGAGGTATTATTGATGGTGAAAGAGACAAGTGCAGAAGATTTGAAGAGGGTTTGAATGGTTACATTCAAAAATCTGTGGCAATCTTGCAACTTGGGGATTTTTCCAAGCTAATTTCAGCTGCTCTTACTTGGGAACGAATTGACAAGGAAGAAGCTACTAGGAGAGAAAATAAGTTTAGGAAGGGTAATTCAGATTATGGCGGTCCACCCAAGAAGGGAAAGTTTGACTATTCCAAGATTGAAAGTGCACAGAAGTCATCAAATCATAAGAAGAATAAACCAAATTTCTATACTGCTAGTACTCCAAGTTATGGCCAAGGCAAAACTTATACACCTACTTGTGCACAGTGCGGAAAGAATCACTATGGTGCCTGCAGAAGAGCTTCTGGTGCTTGTTTTAATTGTGGAAGTATGGGTCATAAAGTGAAGAATTGTCCTAATCCTAATCATCTTTCGTATACACATACAGAGGGTTCAGTTCAAAAGCCTATCACTACTCATTCTCAAGCTAATAGCGGTGCAAGACTTAGAAATATGCAAGCGGCGGGTTCAGGTGGAGCTAATCAGGCTAGTGGGTCGAGATCTACTGCACGAGTCTATGATATGAGGCAGAAGAATGACCAAGATGGCCCGGACGTGGTTGTTGGTAAATTTCACTTATTTGGCATATCTGTTGTTACATTATTTGATCCTGGATCTTCACACTCTTATGTTTGCTCATCACTTGCATTTCCTGATACTATTAAATCTGTGAGACTTGACTTTGATGTGCTGGTCACGAGTCCATTAGGTCATCAGGCTATTGTTAACAGGATTTACCGAGATTGTCCATTCATGATTCAAAATCTGGTCTTCCCTGCATACTTGCTTAAAATGCCCTTCCAAGACTATGATGTTATTGTTTGTATGGATTGGCTATATAGGCACTATGCATTGGTTGATTGTAGGTTGAAGCAAGTGACTTTTAGAACTCCTACATACTCACACATAGTAGCTCAAGGAAAAAGATCATTGACAACTAATATTATTTCTACGGTCTTGGCAAGGAAGATGATTTATCAAGGTTGTGATGCCTATCTTGCTCATATAGTCGATACACGATTGGGGAGTCCAAGTCTTAATGACATACCAACCGTGTGCGACTTTCCCGTTGTATTTCCTGATGATCTTCCTGGGTTGCCTCCAGAAAGGGAGATTGAATTTCCTATATAG